In Daucus carota subsp. sativus chromosome 4, DH1 v3.0, whole genome shotgun sequence, one DNA window encodes the following:
- the LOC108219462 gene encoding receptor-like protein 30 translates to MPYLTPLLFSFFLFTSTFLSPTSAACHVDDESGLLSFKSGITSDPSGLLTSWKKGTDCCTSWNGVSCDQVNRVNSLSIYGDLANSTKYLSGTISPKLRKLKNLSAFSLVDTRNISGPLPGFLFRIPNIQIIYIQNNKLSGHITKWIGNLTQLVALGLNGNQFTGNIPVSLSKLTELSQLFLQQNQFSGKIPEIFTSLTKISSLNFSYNKFSGNIPQTLAHLAPQVRYLDLSHNLLTGQIPSFFGNFKPLDTLTLSHNGLSGTVPKTFANLTKIFNLDLSYNQLVDPFPELKVIGIDTIDLSYNRFNLVQIPSWITSSPIISSLKLAKCGLKFKLQDWKPKTVYYYDYIDLSDNLISGSAVKLVNSTEYLKSFAASNNQLKFDFGTLKIPKTLKSLDLSKNLLFGKVPKEISGLEKLNVSVNHLCGAIPANKFPAAAFKDNDCLCGSPLPPCKKV, encoded by the coding sequence ATGCCTTATCTCACTCCACTTCTCTTCTCATTTTTCCTCTTCACATCTACATTTCTCTCCCCAACTTCTGCTGCATGCCACGTGGACGATGAAAGCGGGCTCTTATCTTTCAAGTCGGGCATAACATCCGACCCGTCGGGTCTTCTCACTTCATGGAAAAAAGGTACCGATTGCTGCACTTCATGGAATGGTGTGTCTTGTGATCAAGTCAACCGGGTCAATAGTTTATCGATTTACGGAGATCTCGCAAACTCAACGAAGTATTTATCCGGTACCATTTCTCCCAAACTCCGTAAACTCAAAAATTTATCCGCATTTTCTCTAGTGGATACCCGAAATATATCGGGTCCTCTCCCGGGTTTTTTGTTTCGGATACCCAATATCCAAATCATTTATATCCAAAATAATAAACTTTCCGGTCATATCACGAAATGGATCGGAAATTTGACCCAACTCGTTGCACTCGGATTGAACGGCAACCAATTTACAGGAAATATTCCAGTTTCACTCTCCAAGTTGACCGAGTTGAGCCAGCTTTTCCTTCAACAAAACCAATTTTCCGGCAAAATACCCGAAATTTTTACTTCTCTGACGAAAATCAGCTCTTTAAATTTCTCTTACAACAAATTTTCGGGTAACATTCCGCAAACATTAGCGCACTTGGCACCACAAGTAAGGTATCTAGACTTGAGTCACAACCTGTTGACCGGTCAAATACCTAGCTTTTTCGGAAATTTTAAACCTCTCGACACGCTCACACTCTCGCACAACGGTCTCTCGGGAACGGTGCCAAAAACTTTCGCGAATctcacaaaaatatttaatctcgACCTCTCGTACAATCAGCTCGTTGATCCATTTCCGGAACTTAAAGTGATCGGAATCGACACGATAGATCTCTCGTACAATCGATTCAATCTCGTTCAAATTCCTAGCTGGATCACTTCGTCCCCAATTATATCATCCCTCAAGTTAGCGAAATGCGGATTAAAATTCAAGTTACAGGATTGGAAACCGAAGACAGTGTATTATTACGATTACATCgatttatcagataatttaattTCCGGCAGTGCAGTGAAGTTAGTAAATTCCACCGAGTATTTGAAGTCATTTGCGGCATCTAACAATCAACTGAAATTCGATTTCGGGACTTTAAAAATCCCGAAAACGCTGAAATCGCTTGATTTGTCGAAGAATTTATTGTTCGGGAAGGTTCCGAAGGAGATATCGGGGTTGGAGAAGCTGAATGTGAGTGTGAATCATCTGTGTGGAGCTATTCCGGCGAATAAGTTTCCGGCGGCGGCGTTTAAGGATAACGATTGTTTGTGTGGATCTCCTTTACCGCCGTGTAAGAAAGTGTAG